The following is a genomic window from Bacillus mesophilus.
AAGATAGTATCAAGAGTTACACTGGCTTTAACCACTTCAGGTGAAGACAAAGCAGACTTTGAAGCTAGCTCAAGGAGTTCCTTTCGGGATTTTTCAATACTAGCAATATACATAGTTTCTTTTGACATGGTCTTCATCCTTTCAATATTTATTTTGTCCTTTCTTTTCTATATCCAATATTTTAAACTTTTAAACATTTATTGACTATTTATTGTTAAAATAAAAAAGGAAAATTTTTTTGAAACCTTTTCTAATTATTTTCGTATAGAATAGAAGCCGCAATGAGCGCGGGGGTAAAATGAATGGAGACACTTATAAAAAATAGAATTAAGCAAGTTAAAGCTGGAGATCAAAATGCTTATAGCGAGATTGTAGAGATCTATAAGGATAAGGTATTTCAATTATGTTATCGGATGATTGGGAATATCCATGAAGCAGAAGATCTTGCGCAAGAAGCTTTTATTCGAGCCTATATCAATATAGATAGCTATCACATGGACAAAAAGTTTTCAACTTGGTTATATCGAATAGCGACGAACCTATCTATTGATAGAATCAGGAAGAAGAAGCCGGATGTGTTTTTAGATGCAGAAGTTAAGGGTACCGATGGGTTAACGATGTATTCTCAGCTTGCGGCAGAGGGGAATACACCTGAGGACGAAGTAGAAAGCCTAGAGCTTCAGCAAACAGTACAAGAAGAGATTCTGAAGTTGCCGGATAAATATAGAGCGGTAATCGTATTAAAATACATTGAAGAATTGTCTTTGAAGGAGATTAGTCATATATTGGACCTTCCCATTAGTACCATAAAAACTCGAATGCATCGGGGAAGAGAAGCACTTAGAAAAACATTAAAAGAAGTTTAGAGTGAGGTGAGTAGAGGTATGAATTGCGATTCTAAATACGTTGAATATATGCATGATTATTTGGATGAGGATTTGTCCAAAGAACATGAAAAAGAATTAAGAGATCATTTAGCAGAATGTCAGGATTGTCATCAGCATTTTCATGAATTAAAAAAGACCCTTGCACTCGTACAAAGTACTTCACATATACATGCCCCGTCAAACTTCACCGAAAAGCTAATGGCAAGACTTCCTCAGGAGAAGAAAACAGTGAAGGTAAAAAGGTGGTTAAAGGTTCATCCGTTATTTACAGCAGCTGCTGTATTTAGCTTTCTAATGATGGGTAGCTTATTTACGATGTGGAGTGGAGATCAAGAGTTGGTGGTATCTAAACACCCAAACCTTCGAATTGAAGAAAATACAGTTATTGTTCCTAAAGGAACTGTAATAGATGGTGATTTAGTCGTGAAAAATGGTGATCTTAAAATTGAGGGAGAAATTAGAGGAGATGTAACTGTTATCAATGGAAATCAATACTTGGCATCTGCAGGAACAGTTACAGGTGAAGTGGAAGAGATAGATCAGATGTTTGAATGGATTTGGCATCATATTAAAAAGGGCGTTAAGGAAACTGTAAGTGTGTTTTCATCATCTAATTAAGGGGCCATCAATTATAGATGGCTCCTCTTATGTCTTAAATAAGTAATATGGTATAATGTATTTGGAAAATAATATTAACATGAATACTTTAGAAGAGTTAATCTCAGATGAGGTTTTCTTTCTTTCATTTGTCATACATAAATTTTAAAATTCATTTTTACATTTTTAAAAGCAGCCTGTTATCGAATCTCTAATAAATTTAAAATGAAGGAAGTGTAAGAATGTCAGTAGGAGAATTCCCAATCCTAAATTACTTAGGTAACATCATAGACATTCTCCTTGTCTGGTTTGTTATATATAAGCTCATTATGGTTGTCAGGGGAACAAAGGCGGTACAGCTATTAAAGGGAATCACCGTGATCATCGTAGTTCGAATCTTAAGTAGCTTTTTAGGACTACATACATTACAGTGGTTGATGGATCAAGCTTTAACATGGGGATTTTTGGCTATCATCATTATTTTCCAACCAGAGCTTAGACGTGCATTAGAACAACTAGGACGCGGGAAAATTTTCGCGAGAAATTCTATTGATGAAGAAGAAGAGCAAGTACAACAGATAGATGCGATTATAAAAGCAACCTTTTATATGGCAAAGCGTCGTATAGGTGCTTTACTCTCTATTGAGCGAGAAACAGGTATGGGTGATTATATCGAGACAGGAATCCCATTAAACGCAAAGGTTACGTCTGAATTATTAATCAATATCTTTATCCCAAATACCCCTTTGCATGATGGAGCTGTGATTATCCAAAAGCAACAAGTTGCTGCGGCTGCTTGCTATTTACCTCTTTCAGAAAGTCCTTTTATTTCAAAGGAACTAGGGACAAGGCACCGAGCCGCACTAGGTATAAGTGAGGTTACAGATAGTATTACTATTGCGGTTTCAGAAGAAACGGGAAGTGTATCCTTGACGAAGAACGGTGAACTACATCGAGATATCACTCAAGAAGTGATGAAAGAGATGTTAACTAGAGAATTTTTATCACCGGCAAAGACAAACTCATCACCTCTTTGGACTTGGAGGGTGAAGAAAAATGGATAAGTTTATGAACAATCGTTGGTTTATGAGAATAATCGCATTAATGCTAGCGCTCATGCTATATACTTCCGTAAATATTGAAACACAAACACAGCAAACAGATCCTTTTTCATTCCCAGTTGTTACATCCGAAACAGAAACACTCACAGAAATACCACTTGAAGCTTATTATGATAGTGATAAATATGTAGTAACGGGGTTACCACAACAAGTGTCAGTAACTTTAGAGGGACCTAGAAGTGCTGTTCAACCTGTGAAATTACAACGTTCAATTGAGGTATTTGTTAATTTAGAAAACCTTGAGCCAGGTACTCACCAGGTTCAGGTTCAATATAGAGATGTAACTGATACAGTAGATGTTACCATTAATCCTACATTTGTGACTGTTACGATTCATGAAAGGGTCGAGAAGGAATTTTCAGTTGAAGTAGATTATATCAATGAATTAGAGGAAGGTTACACTCTAGATGAGGCCATCATAAGCCCCAAAAATGTAAAGGTTGTTGGGGCAAAAGATCAGGTAGATCGAATTGCCTTGGTTAAGGCGATTGTTGATTTACAAGGAGCTAGTGAAAAAATTGATACAGAGGCAACAGTTGCTGTTTATGATAGCGATGGAAACAGGTTATCTGTTGAGGTTGAACCAGAGGTTGTCTCTGTTGAAGTAAATATTTTAAGTCCTAATAAGATAGTCCCAATATCCTTCATATCACAAGGAAATGTAGAAGATGGATTTAGTGTTGTCGCTATAGAAACCCCAATAAATGAGCTCACCATTTTTGGACCTAAAGAAGTCATTGATAAAATTGAAGCTATAGAAAATATTGAGGTTGATGTTTCAGGAGTAGTTGCAGATACCACACTCAATGTTGAAATACCAATTCCAAAGGGTGTAGAGGATCTTGTACCAAAAACCGTTCCAGTTGTCGTAAAAGTTGAGCGGAATGAAATACGTACGTTAACCAATCTCCCGATCAAAGTGATTGGTTTACCTACTGCACTTAAGGGAGGGTTTTTATCCCCCGAAGGTGGTACGGTTAATATTGAGTTGATTGGAGCACCCTCAGTATTGACAGAAGTTGATGAAACAGACTTAGATATATATGTTGATGTAAGTAACCTAGGCAGTGGTCAGCATGAGGTAGATATATCGGTAAATGGACCAACAAATGTGAAATGGAGTCTTTCTACTAATAAGGCAACTGTAGATATAACAAATAACGAATGAAGATAGTCCATGAAGGAGCGAATATATAATGGGTAAATATTTTGGTACTGATGGAGTACGTGGAATTGCAAATAGTCAGTTAACACCTGAATTAGCCTTTAAACTAGGACGTTTTGGTGGATATGTACTAACAAAAGATAAACAGCGTCCGAAAGTATTAATTGGAAGAGACACTCGTATATCGGGTCATATGTTAGAAGGAGCATTAGTTGCTGGACTTTTGTCTATCGGGGCGGAAGTTATGCGTTTAGGTGTCATCTCGACTCCAGGGGTCGCATATTTAACAAAAGCGTTGGGAGCACAAGCTGGAGTAATGATATCAGCTTCACATAACCCTGTAGAGGATAATGGGATTAAGTTTTTTGGAGCAGATGGCTTCAAGCTCTCAGATGAACAGGAAAAAGAAATAGAAGGCCTACTAGATCAAGAGGTAGATACTCTACCTCGACCAATAGGTGGAGACCTCGGTCAAGTTAATGATTATTTTGAAGGCGGCCAAAAATATTTACAATATCTAAAACAAACAGTTGATGATGATTTCTCTGGCCTTCATGTGGCACTAGATTGCGCGCATGGCGCAACTTCATCTCTTGCTATGCATTTGTTTGCTGATTTAGATGCTGACATCTCTACTATGGGAAATTCGCCGAACGGTTTAAATATTAACGATGGTGTTGGGTCAACACATCCAGAGAAGCTAGCGAGTATGGTAATTGAAAAGAATGCCGATGTCGGCCTTGCGTTTGACGGAGATGGAGATCGATTGATTGCAGTTGACGAAAAAGGTCAGATTGTTGATGGTGACCAGATTATGTTCATCTGTGCTAAGTATATGAAGACACAAGGTAAATTAAAACACCAAACTGTAGTTTCCACAGTAATGAGTAACCTAGGGTTTTATAAAGGATTAGAAGAATCAGAAGTAAAAAGCATACAAACGGCTGTTGGAGACCGTTATGTGGTAGAAGAAATGAAAAAAGGCGGATATAACCTTGGCGGAGAGCAATCAGGCCATATCATTTTCTTAGACTATAATACGACTGGTGATGGAATGCTGTCAGCTATTCAACTTGTAAACATCATGAAACAAACTAAGAAATCACTTTCTCAGTTAGCAAGTGAAATGGTGAAGTTTCCACAAATTTTAGTGAATGTAAAGGTTAGAGATAAATATAAAGTAATTGAAAATGAGGAAATCGTAAATACGATCAAAGAAGTTGAAGCGGGAATGAATGGAAATGGGCGCATTCTAGTGCGTCCATCAGGAACTGAGTCGCTTGTAAGAGTGATGGCAGAGGCACCTACTGAGGAAGTTTGTCGCCAAATAGTGGATAAAATAGCAGCTGTTGTCACAAAAGAAATGGGAATTGAATAGAGTAATCACATAAACCAAAATATGCATGAGTGGAAGTGAAGGAACCTCTCATGCGTATTTTCTTTATGGTTACAGTAAAATAATGGATTTTGGTTGACGGTCCACCTTTTTCTGTGTATGATTACTTTTGTGGATTTTGATTCAGAATAGAGAAAGGTGGATTGTAAGGTTTAGACTTAACTTAAAAGCGCCTGAACTAAACCTAAGAGAGATGGTTTAGTTGACGAGGAGGAGGCTTATCGAAGTTTCGGCGGATACCTCCCGGCTGATGTCACAGCCGTAAATCTTTACTTAAAAACAGAGAGGTGACTTTCTGAACAAAGTGTAAGGGTTTGACAATGATTTAAACTTAATTAACTAAAATAAATCATTAGAAAGGGGCATGGGGCCCCACTTCCATGCCCCTCTAGGGAGGAAGTACAGTATGTGCGGAATAGTAGGATATATTGGTAAGCAGGATTCAAAAGAGATTTTATTACGAGGACTTGAAAAGCTTGAATACCGTGGCTATGATTCAGCAGGAATTGCAGTCGTTAATGAAAATGGAGTTCAAGTTTTCAAGGAAAAAGGTCGTATTGCAACATTACGTGAGGCAGTGGATGAAGCTGTAATTGCTCCTGTAGGAATTGGGCATACGCGTTGGGCAACACATGGAGTACCAAGCAAGGTTAACGCTCACCCACATCAAAGTAGCTCAGAGCGTTTTACGTTAGTTCATAATGGAGTAATTGAGAACTATAACCACTTAAAGCGTGATTATTTAGACGGAGTTTCTTTCAAAAGTGATACAGATACGGAGATTGTGGTTCAACTGATTGAGAAGTTTGTAAATGATGGTCATCAGATTGAGGATGCTTTTAAAGAAACACTAAAGTTATTAAAGGGCTCGTATGCTATAGCACTTCTAGATAATCAAGACCAAAATACGATCTATGTTGCAAAAAATAAAAGTCCATTACTTGTTGGTTTAGGTGATGATTTTAATGTAGTAGCAAGTGATGCTATGGCTATGCTACAAGTAACCAATCAATACGTTGAGCTTATGGATAAAGAGATTGTAATCGTAACTCGTGAATCCGTTACTATTAAGACCCTAGAGGGACGTGTAGTTGAGCGTGCACCTTACACAGCAGAGCTTGATGCTAGTGATATCGAAAAAGGAACATACCCTCACTACATGTTAAAAGAAATTGATGAACAACCAGCGGTGCTTCGTAAAATTATCGGTAACTATCGAAATGACAACGGTGAACTTACCGTTGATGAAGAAATCCGTCAAGCAATGGTTGATACAGATCGAGTTTATATCATTGCAGCGGGAACTAGCTACCATGCAGGTTTATTAGGTAAGCAATATATTGAAAAAATAGCACAAATTCCGGTTGAGGTTCATATCTCAAGTGAATTCTCTTACAATATGCCATTACTATCTGGTAAACCATTATTTATCTTTATATCACAGAGTGGTGAAACTGCAGATAGTCGTGCTGTATTGGTTCAAGTTAAAGAAATGGGTTATAAGGCATTAACAATTACGAATGTTCAAGGCTCTACTCTTTCGCGTGAAGCAGATTTTACACTTCTATTACATGCAGGTCCTGAAATTGCTGTAGCTTCTACTAAAGCATATACGGCTCAAGTAGCAGTTCTTTCAATCCTAGCTCGTGATGCAGCAAGAGCAAAAGGAATTGAAATTAGCTTTGACTTAAGTAAAGAGCTTGGAATCGTTGCAAGTGCAATGGAAACACTTTGTGATGATAAAGAAGAGATGGAAAAGATTGCTCGTGAGTATTTATCTACTACACGTAACTGCTTCTTTATTGGGCGTGGAATCGACTATTATGTAGGGATGGAAGGTGCTCTTAAACTAAAAGAGATCTCTTATATCCAAGCAGAAGGTTTTGCAGGTGGAGAGTTAAAGCATGGTACCATTGCGCTTATTGAAGAAGGAACACCAATTATCGCTCTAGCAACTCAAGAAATTGTAAACCTAGGAATCCGTGGAAATGTAAAAGAGGTAGTAGCTCGTGGAGCAAATCCTTGTATTATCTCCATGAAAGGCTTAAATGAGGAAGATGACCGTTATGTAATTTCTGCAGACGTTCATGAGTTGTTTACACCATTATTGTCCGTTATTCCAGTACAGCTTATTTCTTACTATGCAGCACTTCACAGAGAATGTGATGTTGATAAGCCAAGAAACTTAGCTAAGAGTGTAACAGTTGAATAAATAGATTGAAAAACCAGTAAGAACAATTCCTGTTCCTACTGGTTTTTTTATTTTGAATGCTAATTCATCATATTCTGCTATTAATGAGTTTCTTCTAAATAGTTCAAACTAAATCAGAAAGGAGGAGTACCAATGGAACGACTATCTTATAAACAATCGTGGTTTGGGAATGTGAAGGGAGATGTCCTTTCTGGTATAGTTGTAGCGCTTGCATTAATTCCTGAAGCTATTGCTTTTTCAATTATTGCTGGTGTTGATCCGATGGTAGGTTTATATGCCTCATTTACAATTGCAGTAGTGATTGCCTTTGTAGGTGGTAGGCCAGGAATGATTTCAGCAGCTACTGGTGCCATGGCATTACTTTTTATTGATTTAGTAGCAGATTACGGGCTTCAATACCTTTTAGCTGCTACCATACTAACAGGAATTATTCAGATCCTGTTTGGGATTTTTAAATTAGCCAGATATATGAAGTTTATCCCGAGATCAGTTATGGTTGGATTTGTAAATGCATTAGCTATTATGATTTTCACATCTCAATTGCAGCATTTTGTTGGAGAACAGTGGATAATGTTTGCGCTTGTGGGACTAACTCTAGCGATTATATACTTATTTCCTTATTTTATAAAAGCAGTGCCTTCGACATTAGTCGCGATTGTAGTGATAACGGCTTTATCCATTTTCATGAACTATGGAGTTAGAACAGTAGGAGAGATGGGAACGATTACTCAGACTCTCCCACAATTTTTTATACCAAGTATTCCTCTATCGTTTGAAACAATTATAATCATTTTCCCTTATTCTTTGGCTCTTGCTGTTGTTGGATTATTGGAGTCATTATTAACAGCTACAATTGTGGATGATATGACAGACTCAGATAGTGATAAGAATGTTGAGAGTAGAGGTCAGGGGATCGCCAACATTATAACAGGCTTTTTTGGAGGAATGGCTGGATGTGCGATGATTGGGCAATCTGTCATTAATGTAAAATCAGGAGGCAGAGGACGGCTTTCGGCCTTAGTAGCCGGTGTATTCCTAATGTTCTTAATTGTTGTACTTGGGGATATTGTTGTTCAAATACCTATGGCTGCATTGGCAGGTGTTATGATCATGGTTTCTATCAGTACATTTGATTGGAATTCCTTACGAACGTTAAATCTAGTACCAAGAAGTGATGCAATTGTAATGGTTGTTACGGTTTTAGCGGTTGTTTTTACTCATAACCTAGCAATCGGGGTATTCACTGGTATTTTACTTAGTGCAATTTTCTTTGTGTCTAAAATTTCAAGAGTACGTGTAGACAGTAAGCTAGATGGGAATATAAGAATATATGAAGTAAAAGGAGAACTCTTCTTTGCATCAGTAACGGAACTGATGACTATATTTGATTATAAAGAAGAGGTTCAAAAGGTGGAAATTAATTTAAGTCGTTCTCATATTTTGGATGACTCGGCAGTTGCAGCAGTAGATAAAGTAGTTTCAAAATTTGAATCAAATGGAATACAGGTAGAGGTAACAGGGTTAAATGAAGATAGTACTGAATTAGTTGGAAAACTAGCCAATAAATTAAGCTCGCATTAAAGGATGGGTGATGGAAGTGTATAAAAAGATTGTATTAGCTACAGATGGTTCTGAACATTCCAAGCGGGCTGCTGAGAATGCCATTCATATAGCAACTTGTACACCTGGATCAATGATTGAAGTCATTTATGTGGTAAATGCAGAGCGTGCTAAATCGGATGTATTAGCTAACTGGAATTCTATTGAAATCAATGATTCACGGAAAGAAAGAATGAAGGATGTTGAAAGGCAAGCAAAGGAAGCCGGAGTAACATATGAGATTAAAGTCCTTCATGGTGAGCCTGGTCCAGTTATTGTTGATTATATTAATAAATCTGATGCTGATATTGCAGTGATTGGAAGCAGAGGGCTTAATAAGCTACAAGAGTTTGTTTTAGGGAGCGTTAGTCATAAAGTTGCAAAACATGCCAATTGCCCAGTACTAATAGTAAAATAAGGCTTTTGAGGTAGTAGCTCTTTTAAACTGGTCTGCTATTTAAAAAAGCAAAATAAAAAAATGCCAAAAAAGATTCTAGGTTAACTAGAATCTTTTTATATTGTATTCAAAATGCTACGAACTTTTTTGGACCTGTTTATATAAATATCGGTAAGACTTTGCCTCTTCTACCATCCCTAGCTCATGATACAATTTTGTGAGCCATTTGATAGAGTGAGGATTTGTAGGGTTTAATTCTAGGTCCCAGAGAAAACATTCAAGCGCTTGTGGCAGTTGATGTACTTTATAATATAACTCACCCATTACGTGCTGTTGTTCGGGGTCTTCTCTAATTTTATACATGGTTTGGATATGATTAATCACGAGCAATGGTCGATCGAATAATGGTTGAAACCATTTATAAATATAGCTAATATCGTGATATTGAAATAGCCGTGGGAGTAGGGACTGTAACAAGCTCTCTAGTTGGTGGACGTTCCCGTGGATAAGGTGTTGGGACTTAAACTGATCAAAGGACAATATAAAGGTGGATTTTAGCTGGTTAACAATCATAATAAGTTGATCTATTTGTCTAGGTGTAAATGGTTCATTTGTCTCTGTTAAAAAGAGGAGGGCCTCTTCAATTTGATTTTGTTCCAATAGTTGAGAAAGAATA
Proteins encoded in this region:
- a CDS encoding universal stress protein → MYKKIVLATDGSEHSKRAAENAIHIATCTPGSMIEVIYVVNAERAKSDVLANWNSIEINDSRKERMKDVERQAKEAGVTYEIKVLHGEPGPVIVDYINKSDADIAVIGSRGLNKLQEFVLGSVSHKVAKHANCPVLIVK
- a CDS encoding aspartyl-phosphate phosphatase Spo0E family protein, translated to MSKETMYIASIEKSRKELLELASKSALSSPEVVKASVTLDTILNNYEEYKKQ
- the sigW gene encoding RNA polymerase sigma factor SigW, translated to METLIKNRIKQVKAGDQNAYSEIVEIYKDKVFQLCYRMIGNIHEAEDLAQEAFIRAYINIDSYHMDKKFSTWLYRIATNLSIDRIRKKKPDVFLDAEVKGTDGLTMYSQLAAEGNTPEDEVESLELQQTVQEEILKLPDKYRAVIVLKYIEELSLKEISHILDLPISTIKTRMHRGREALRKTLKEV
- the cdaA gene encoding diadenylate cyclase CdaA, whose product is MSVGEFPILNYLGNIIDILLVWFVIYKLIMVVRGTKAVQLLKGITVIIVVRILSSFLGLHTLQWLMDQALTWGFLAIIIIFQPELRRALEQLGRGKIFARNSIDEEEEQVQQIDAIIKATFYMAKRRIGALLSIERETGMGDYIETGIPLNAKVTSELLINIFIPNTPLHDGAVIIQKQQVAAAACYLPLSESPFISKELGTRHRAALGISEVTDSITIAVSEETGSVSLTKNGELHRDITQEVMKEMLTREFLSPAKTNSSPLWTWRVKKNG
- a CDS encoding anti-sigma factor family protein, translated to MNCDSKYVEYMHDYLDEDLSKEHEKELRDHLAECQDCHQHFHELKKTLALVQSTSHIHAPSNFTEKLMARLPQEKKTVKVKRWLKVHPLFTAAAVFSFLMMGSLFTMWSGDQELVVSKHPNLRIEENTVIVPKGTVIDGDLVVKNGDLKIEGEIRGDVTVINGNQYLASAGTVTGEVEEIDQMFEWIWHHIKKGVKETVSVFSSSN
- a CDS encoding SulP family inorganic anion transporter produces the protein MERLSYKQSWFGNVKGDVLSGIVVALALIPEAIAFSIIAGVDPMVGLYASFTIAVVIAFVGGRPGMISAATGAMALLFIDLVADYGLQYLLAATILTGIIQILFGIFKLARYMKFIPRSVMVGFVNALAIMIFTSQLQHFVGEQWIMFALVGLTLAIIYLFPYFIKAVPSTLVAIVVITALSIFMNYGVRTVGEMGTITQTLPQFFIPSIPLSFETIIIIFPYSLALAVVGLLESLLTATIVDDMTDSDSDKNVESRGQGIANIITGFFGGMAGCAMIGQSVINVKSGGRGRLSALVAGVFLMFLIVVLGDIVVQIPMAALAGVMIMVSISTFDWNSLRTLNLVPRSDAIVMVVTVLAVVFTHNLAIGVFTGILLSAIFFVSKISRVRVDSKLDGNIRIYEVKGELFFASVTELMTIFDYKEEVQKVEINLSRSHILDDSAVAAVDKVVSKFESNGIQVEVTGLNEDSTELVGKLANKLSSH
- the glmS gene encoding glutamine--fructose-6-phosphate transaminase (isomerizing), which gives rise to MCGIVGYIGKQDSKEILLRGLEKLEYRGYDSAGIAVVNENGVQVFKEKGRIATLREAVDEAVIAPVGIGHTRWATHGVPSKVNAHPHQSSSERFTLVHNGVIENYNHLKRDYLDGVSFKSDTDTEIVVQLIEKFVNDGHQIEDAFKETLKLLKGSYAIALLDNQDQNTIYVAKNKSPLLVGLGDDFNVVASDAMAMLQVTNQYVELMDKEIVIVTRESVTIKTLEGRVVERAPYTAELDASDIEKGTYPHYMLKEIDEQPAVLRKIIGNYRNDNGELTVDEEIRQAMVDTDRVYIIAAGTSYHAGLLGKQYIEKIAQIPVEVHISSEFSYNMPLLSGKPLFIFISQSGETADSRAVLVQVKEMGYKALTITNVQGSTLSREADFTLLLHAGPEIAVASTKAYTAQVAVLSILARDAARAKGIEISFDLSKELGIVASAMETLCDDKEEMEKIAREYLSTTRNCFFIGRGIDYYVGMEGALKLKEISYIQAEGFAGGELKHGTIALIEEGTPIIALATQEIVNLGIRGNVKEVVARGANPCIISMKGLNEEDDRYVISADVHELFTPLLSVIPVQLISYYAALHRECDVDKPRNLAKSVTVE
- the glmM gene encoding phosphoglucosamine mutase produces the protein MGKYFGTDGVRGIANSQLTPELAFKLGRFGGYVLTKDKQRPKVLIGRDTRISGHMLEGALVAGLLSIGAEVMRLGVISTPGVAYLTKALGAQAGVMISASHNPVEDNGIKFFGADGFKLSDEQEKEIEGLLDQEVDTLPRPIGGDLGQVNDYFEGGQKYLQYLKQTVDDDFSGLHVALDCAHGATSSLAMHLFADLDADISTMGNSPNGLNINDGVGSTHPEKLASMVIEKNADVGLAFDGDGDRLIAVDEKGQIVDGDQIMFICAKYMKTQGKLKHQTVVSTVMSNLGFYKGLEESEVKSIQTAVGDRYVVEEMKKGGYNLGGEQSGHIIFLDYNTTGDGMLSAIQLVNIMKQTKKSLSQLASEMVKFPQILVNVKVRDKYKVIENEEIVNTIKEVEAGMNGNGRILVRPSGTESLVRVMAEAPTEEVCRQIVDKIAAVVTKEMGIE
- a CDS encoding YbbR-like domain-containing protein; this translates as MDKFMNNRWFMRIIALMLALMLYTSVNIETQTQQTDPFSFPVVTSETETLTEIPLEAYYDSDKYVVTGLPQQVSVTLEGPRSAVQPVKLQRSIEVFVNLENLEPGTHQVQVQYRDVTDTVDVTINPTFVTVTIHERVEKEFSVEVDYINELEEGYTLDEAIISPKNVKVVGAKDQVDRIALVKAIVDLQGASEKIDTEATVAVYDSDGNRLSVEVEPEVVSVEVNILSPNKIVPISFISQGNVEDGFSVVAIETPINELTIFGPKEVIDKIEAIENIEVDVSGVVADTTLNVEIPIPKGVEDLVPKTVPVVVKVERNEIRTLTNLPIKVIGLPTALKGGFLSPEGGTVNIELIGAPSVLTEVDETDLDIYVDVSNLGSGQHEVDISVNGPTNVKWSLSTNKATVDITNNE